A window from Cydia strobilella chromosome 9, ilCydStro3.1, whole genome shotgun sequence encodes these proteins:
- the LOC134744197 gene encoding ubiquitin carboxyl-terminal hydrolase 31: MSTNNLSSVLKSCSESELINEVADNNMTPKQVEGSRLKRTFTLPRNPFGTTKPGSSKSKSNDSDNKQVSASSTIVETTKDDGVIERKLFRRPSWKRFLNKIAQHMSTVNVSGVKSAPPVLNGERVPCSGDPPWPPGSTPAATGIKNHGNTCYMNAVLQCLSHTDVIAEYFVLDHYKVDLQKRNKINSKKYGTRGEVTEQLATLLKALWACRYTPDMSTAFKGAVERHGMQYRGNSQHDAQEFLFWLLDKVHEDLNTATKKKYKTIKNTCGKPDEVVAAETLANHARRNSSFVQAVFQAQYRSALTCAKCERTSCTFDPFHCVSVQLPPRPAAAQISPLPVNVVYVNQQPRQVRIGVELKPNSTMEDLRTTLHTDTGIERDNIILAEINETGWCVARLGWEPAGLELGALYCMEAPPLLQTPTTPYLLILWVNLLDGERFGSPYAMQVPRETSYEDLQKLLLKEMSAVVAELVLEGAQGADIFRARIAEAYRPRDPAYLQPELPHPLFALDVEQALFAHDKHPHLRLELLWDPAHRDSIIRDPLEACEVHVSAHGSAAPLTLHACLAHYTRAEQLAQEDAWRCPQCQRYMPVVKTLGLWSLPDILVIHLKRFRQQAKCRTSTKLTTMVEFPLSELDMTPHLAPRGAHGGSDAPGHGHGHGGGHAHAHAHAHSAGHSRSPRRRASRVGAPPGNTYDLYAVCYHHGDDLETGHYTAACRNPYDGRWYKFDDSRVTPVDVDNASGELVNNTAYMLFYKRKKPTVAHTRAADDGGHWALRMPKYVKRASETLNEIAEVKDEVAEDAKIEAPGDESESEMTPPTRSPSARSIASLPDDNAAEPRPADPAPVVHNTTIIQSPTLQRPLIVEVNGNRPTGGTSECDNESSASTEPYIHKDVHINPKMTPVDSRRPRSVDCPPRGAARDANRNYDGSPLVASINGVEYHPTTEDLVLTMFQDSKYIVPRHANIAGESHRTGEKSSVWKTRIST; this comes from the exons ATGTCGACTAATAATTTGTCATCAGTTCTAAAATCATGTTCGGAGAGTGAATTAATAAACGAAGTTGCGGATAATAACATGACACCAAAACAGGTAGAAGGATCCCGACTAAAGAGGACCTTTACGTTGCCTCGTAATCCCTTTGGTACCACTAAGCCAGGTTCCAGCAAAAGTAAGAGCAACGATAGCGACAATAAGCAAGTCAGTGCCAGCTCCACAATCGTAGAAACCACCAAGGACGACGGTGTAATAGAGAGGAAGTTGTTTAGAAGGCCATCATGGAAACGATTTCTGAACAAAATAGCGCAACATATGAGCACCGTTAATGTGTCCGGG GTAAAATCAGCACCACCAGTCTTGAATGGTGAGAGAGTTCCATGCAGCGGTGACCCTCCATGGCCCCCAGGCTCTACTCCAGCTGCTACAGGCATCAAAAACCATGGCAACACTTGTTATATGAATGCTGTATTGCAGTGCCTTTCACATACTGATGTTATTGCAGAATATTTTGTGCTAGATCATTACAAG GTAGACTTACAAAAAAGGAATAAAATTAACTCAAAAAAATATGGCACAAGGGGTGAAGTAACGGAACAACTAGCAACTCTTCTTAAAGCTCTCTGGGCTTGTAGATACACACCTGACATGAGTACTGCATTCAAG GGTGCAGTGGAGAGGCATGGCATGCAGTACAGAGGGAACAGCCAGCATGATGCACAAGAGTTTCTTTTTTGGTTGCTAGATAAGGTTCATGAAGATTTAAACACTGCCactaaaaagaaatataaaactATTAAG AACACATGCGGTAAACCTGATGAGGTGGTTGCTGCGGAAACCTTAGCTAATCATGCTAGAAGAAATAGTTCATTTGTCCAGGCAGTATTTCAAGCTCAATACCG GTCTGCATTGACATGCGCAAAGTGTGAGAGGACATCGTGTACATTCGACCCTTTCCATTGCGTGAGCGTACAGCTACCGCCCAGACCGGCCGCTGCACAAATCTCTCCCTTACCTGTTAAT GTTGTATATGTGAACCAACAACCCCGCCAAGTCCGCATCGGCGTGGAGCTGAAGCCCAACTCCACGATGGAAGACCTGCGAACGACCCTACACACGGACACTGGCATCGAACGTGACAACATCATTTTGGCCGAAATTAATGAAACTG GCTGGTGCGTGGCGCGCTTGGGCTGGGAGCCGGCGGGGCTGGAGCTCGGCGCGCTGTACTGCATGGAGGCGCCGCCGCTGCTGCAGACGCCGACCACGCCCTACCTGCTCATCCTCTGGGTCAACTTACTCGACGGGGAGCGTTTCG GATCACCGTACGCGATGCAAGTGCCTCGAGAGACATCATACGAGGACCTGCAGAAGCTGCTGCTGAAGGAGATGAGCGCGGTGGTGGCGGAGCTGGTGCTGGAGGGCGCGCAGGGCGCCGACATCTTCCGCGCGCGCATCGCCGAGGCGTACCGTCCCCGGGACCCCGCCTACCTGCAGCCGGAG CTTCCCCATCCTTTGTTTGCCCTGGACGTGGAGCAGGCGCTGTTCGCGCACGACAAGCACCCGCACCTCCGACTCGAGCTGCTGTGGGACCCAGCGCACAGAGACAG TATAATCCGGGACCCGCTGGAGGCGTGCGAGGTGCACGTGTCGGCGCACGGCTCGGCGGCGCCGCTGACGCTGCACGCGTGCCTCGCGCACTACACGCGCGCCGAGCAGCTGGCCCAGGAGGACGCTTGGCG GTGCCCTCAGTGCCAGAGGTATATGCCGGTCGTCAAAACGCTCGGCCTGTGGTCGCTGCCGGATATCTTGGTCATTCATCTCAAACGGTTTCGGca GCAAGCCAAGTGTCGAACGAGTACAAAGTTGACGACGATGGTGGAGTTTCCCCTGAGCGAGCTGGACATGACGCCGCACCTGGCCCCGCGCGGAGCTCACGGCGGGAGCGACGCTCCggggcacgggcacgggcacgggggcgggcacgcgcacgcgcacgcgcacgcgcactcgGCCGGGCACTCGCGCtccccgcgccgccgcgcctcgCGGGTCGGCGCGCCGCCCGGCAACACCTACGACCTGTACGCCGTGTGCTACCACCACGGCGACGACCTAGAGACCGGCCACTACACCGCCGCCTGCCGCAACCCCTACGACGGCCGCTGGTACAAGTTCGACGACTCGCGCGTCACGCCCGTCGACGTAGACAACGCCTCCGGCGAGCTCGTCAACAACACAGCCTACATGCTCTTCTACAAACGGAAGAAACCCACCGTCGCTCACACGCGCGCCGCGGACGACGGCGGCCACTGGGCGCTCCGAATGCCGAAATACGTGAAACGAGCGAGCGAAACTCTGAACGAGATCGCCGAGGTCAAGGACGAAGTCGCCGAGGACGCTAAGATCGAAGCTCCCGGCGACGAGTCCGAGTCGGAGATGACCCCGCCGACGCGCAGCCCTTCGGCGCGAAGCATCGCGAGCCTGCCCGACGATAACGCCGCGGAGCCCCGACCCGCCGACCCCGCGCCCGTCGTACATAACACCACTATTATCCAATCCCCGACTCTGCAGCGGCCGCTAATAGTCGAGGTGAACGGCAACCGACCGACCGGCGGCACGAGCGAGTGCGACAACGAATCTAGCGCATCCACCGAGCCGTACATCCATAAAGACGTGCACATAAATCCGAAGATGACGCCCGTCGACTCGCGGCGGCCGCGCTCCGTGGACTGCCCGCCGCGCGGGGCCGCCCGCGACGCCAACCGCAACTACGACGGCTCGCCGCTCGTGGCCAGCATCAACGGCGTGGAGTACCACCCCACCACCGAGGACCTAGTGCTCACCATGTTCCAGGACTCCAAGTACATCGTTCCGCGCCACGCCAACATCGCGGGGGAATCTCATAGAACAG GTGAAAAGTCTTCCGTTTGGAAAACTCGAATATCCACATGA
- the LOC134743887 gene encoding uncharacterized protein LOC134743887, with product MYQLLINIPFFCYALAHPNNVAWYGGPMHVECEHALNLFTGSGQYIKENVIATKAVSFNDDVYVMTPRMKRGVLATVWLLVSGRQGPALEPFPSLPAHTVADCGSIQNAVDFHLDCIGNLWILDSGIIDTLEAPRCTCKPKVVVISTLLRTVTKLLDLTTAEPSSLLQNVVVDYGLSGKPFVYISDASRGAILVRDATSNTEWTVLFCSPSSGLQITLGKRGPAHNVLMAVRAHQPGLIEIECAALRRRNSALPLRAFGEQTRPVFLLGSGTHHIYLRHADGSDVLSWDVRDGYNMSQLISIHSPGPRLVPTSVSADHLKHSLLILDSNYGDVINSNSPAYQRISFIGQL from the exons ATGTATCAATTACTGATAAATATACCATTTTTCTGTTATGCTCTCGCGCATCCTAACAATGTGGCATGGTACGGGGGGCCTATGCACGTAGAATGTGAACATGCATTGAACCTTTTCACCGGAAGTGGACAGTATATAAAAGAAAATGTAATTGCAACAAAAGCTGTGTCGTTTAACGACGACGTATACGTAATGACTCCTAG AATGAAGCGTGGTGTGCTGGCCACGGTATGGCTGTTAGTTTCTGGGCGCCAGGGTCCAGCACTAGAGCCTTTCCCAAGCCTACCAGCGCACACCGTAGCGGACTGCGGCAGCATACAGAACGCCGTCGACTTCCATCTGGACTGTATT GGTAATCTCTGGATACTGGACAGTGGCATTATTGACACGCTCGAAGCGCCGCGCTGCACGTGTAAGCCCAAGGTGGTGGTGATAAGCACGCTGCTTCGTACGGTGACCAAACTCCTCGATCTCACAACCGCAGAACCCTCCTCGCTGCTACAGAACGTGGTCGTCGATTATGGGTTATCTGGAAAACCTTTTGT ATACATTTCTGACGCATCTCGGGGAGCGATTCTCGTTCGAGACGCCACATCCAACACCGAGTGGACCGTCTTGTTTTGCTCCCCGAGCTCGGGCTTACAGATCACGCTCGGGAAGCGCGGTCCCGCCCACAACGTGCTCATGGCAGTGAGGGCACACCAGCCGGGGTTAATAGAAATAGAATGTGCTGCGTTACGGAGACGGAATTCTGCTTTACCACTTCGAG CATTCGGCGAGCAAACTCGACCAGTATTCCTTCTCGGTTCCGGCACACACCACATCTACCTTCGCCACGCCGATGGCTCCGACGTGCTCTCATGGGACGTCCGCGATGGCTACAACATGTCCCAACTCATCAGCATTCATTCTCCTGGTCCTAGGCTCGTACCTACCTCGGTATCTGCAGACCATTTGAAACACTCGCTTCTAATACTAGACTCTAACTACGGTGATGTAATTAATAGTAATTCACCGGCATATCAAAGGATTTCTTTTATAGGTCAATTGTGA